The sequence below is a genomic window from Halomonas halophila.
TACCAGCAGGAAGGCACCCCGCTGGTGGTGATCGCCGGCAAGGAATACGGCACCGGCTCCTCCCGCGACTGGGCCGCCAAGGGCACCCGGCTGCTCGGCGTGCGCGCCGTGCTGGCGGAGTCCTACGAGCGCATCCACCGTTCCAACCTGATCGGCATGGGCGTGGTGCCGCTGCAGTTCCCCGAGGGCGAGACCCGCGAGACCCTGGGCCTGACCGGCGACGAGCGTGTTTCCATCAAGGGCCTCGACGATCTCGCCCCGGGCGGCAAGGTCGAGGTGACCATCGAGAGCGACAAGGGCGAGCAGACGCTCGAGGCGCTGTGCCGCATCGACACCGCCAACGAGCTGGAGTACTACCGCCACGGCGGCATCCTGCACTACGTGCTGCGCAAGATGATCGGTTCGGCCTGATTCGCTGATTCCACAGCACCATGAAAAAGCCCCCGCCGTTGACCCGGCGGGGGCTTTCTTGTGCGGTCGATACTGAGCTCGATCGGCGCGCCTCAGAAGGAGCGGCGACGATAGGCGCGATACTCCGGCGTCCAGAAGTTGCGCTCGATGGCATCGCGCAGGGTCTGTTCATCGGACTTCAGCGCCACGCCCTCGCGCTGGGCCTCGGCGCCGACCTCGAAGGCGATCGCCTTGGACAGCTCGCGGATGTCGGCCAGCGCCGGCAGCACCGCGCCCTCGCCGGTCTTCGCCACCGGCGCCGCATCGGCCAGCGCCCGGGAGGCGGCCATCAGCATGGTGTCGGTGATGCGCTTGGCGCCGGACGCCACCACGCCGAGGCCGATGCCCGGGAAGATGTAGGCATTGTTGCACTGGGCGATCGGGTAGGAGCGGCCGCCATGCTCCACCGGGGCGAAGGGGCTGCCGGTGGCGACCATCGCCTGGCCGTCGGTCCAGCGGATCACGTCCGCCGGCACCGCCTCGGCGCGGGAGGTCGGGTTGGACAGCGGCATCACCAGCGGCGAGGCGCAGCCGGCGTGCATGGTGCGGATCACTTCCTCGGTGAAGATGCCCTGCTGGCCGCTGACCCCGAGCAGCACGGTCGGCTTGACCCGCTTGACCACCTCCAGTAGCGACTGGCCGTCCCAGTCGGCGACCAGCGTCGCCTCCTGGGCCAGGCGGCGCTGGAAGTCGCGTAGCCAGGCCTGGTCACCGGTCACCAGGCCCTCGCGGTCCACCATGTAGATGCGCTGGCGCGCCTCGGCCTCGGACAGGCCCTCGGTCTGCATGGCCACGACGATCTGCTCGGCGATACCACAGCCGGCCGATCCGGCGCCGACCACCGCCACGCGCTGGTCGCTGACGGTCTCGCCGCGGGCCTTGCAGGCCGCCATCAGGGTGCCGACGCAGACGGAAGCGGTGCCCTGGATGTCGTCGTTGAAGCAGCACAGCTCGTCGCGGTAGCGGTCGAGCAGCGGCAGGGCGTTGGCCTGGGCGAAGTCCTCGAACTGCAGCAGCACGTTCGGCCAGCGGCGCTTCACGGCGGTGATGAACTCGGCCATGAAGACGTTGTACTCCTCCTGGGAGATACGCGGATGGCGCCAGCCCATGTACATGGGATCGTCGAGCAGGGTCTGGTTGTTGGTACCCACGTCGATCTGGATCGGCAGGGTATAGGCCGGGCTGATGCCGCCGCAGGCGGTATACAGCGACAGCTTGCCGATCGGGATGCCCATGCCGCCGATGCCCTGGTCGCCCAGGCCGAGGATGCGCTCGCCGTCGGTGACCACGATCACCTTGACGTTGTCCTTGGTCGCGCTGCGCAGGATGTCGTCCATGCGGTCGCGGTCGGGGTAGGACACGAACAGGCCGCGGTGGTTGCGGTAGATGTTGGAGAACTCTTCGCAGGCCTGGCCGACCGTCGGCGTATAGATGATCGGCAGCATCTCCTCGAGATGCTCGGAGACCAGCCGGAAATACAGGGTCTCGTTGTCGTCCTGGATGGCGCGCAGATAGATGTGGCGATCCAGGTCGGTCTGGCACTGGCGATACTGGCGATAGGCCCGCTCCGCCTGCTCCTCGATGGTCTCGACGTTCTGCGGCAGCAGGCCGATCAGATTGAACTCGAGGCGCTCCTCCCGGGTGAAGGCGCTGCCCTTGTTGAGCAGGGGCATTTCGAGCAGGGGCGGCCCGGCGTAGGGCACATAGAGGGGGCGCTTGGCTTCGCTGGTCATCAAGTTCTCTCTTTCCATGTCGGGAATGCGGGCCGTGGCGCTCTGCGGCGCCTTGGTCGGTACTCTACCACAACGGCGCCCCCGACCAGGGTCGGAGGCGCCGTTGTGGGTCTCCACCTTGGGACACCGTGCCTAGACGAACCGGCCCAGGCCGACCGCCTCTCGCAGGCGATCCATGAAGGGGGCGGCCTCGGCCCGGGCACGCTCGGCGCCCTGCTTCAGCACGGCCTCGATGTGGGCGGGGTCTTCCAGCAGCGCCTGGTAGCGCTCGCGGGGCTCGCGCAGGTGGGCGTTCAGGTACTCGAAAACGCGGTTCTTGGCGTCGCCCCAACCGATGCCGTTCTCGTACTCGGAACGCATGGCCGCGGTCTCCTCGGCGCTGGCGAAGGCCGAGTAGATCTGGAACAGGGTGCAGGTGTCCGGGTCCTTGGGCTCGCCGGGCTCCAGCGAGTTGGTCTTGATCTTGCGGACCAGCTTCTTCAGCTTCTTCTCGGAGACGAACAGCGGAATGGTGTTCTCGTAGCTCTTGGACATCTTGCGCCCGTCCAGGCCGTTGAGCACCTGAACCCGCTCGTCCACCACCGCCTCGGGCTGGGTGAAGTACTGACCCTTGAACAGGTGGTTGAAGCGTCCGCCCATGTCGCGCGCCATCTCGATATGCTGGATCTGGTCGCGGCCGACCGGCACCTTGTTGGCGTTGAACATCAGGATGTCCGCCGCCATCAGCACCGGATAGCCGAACAGGCCCATGGTGATGCCGCGATCGGGATCGGGGCTGCCGGCTTCCTCGTTCTCCGCCACCGCCGCCTTGTAGGCGTGGGCGCGGTTCATCAGGCCCTTGGCGCAGACGCAGGACAGCATCCAGTTCAGCTCGGCGATCTCGGGCACGTCCGACTGGCGGTAGAAGATCGCGTTGTCGGTGTCGAGGCCCAGCGCCAGCCAGGTGGCGGCGATTTCCAGGCGCGACTGCTGGACCCGCTTGGGATCCTGACACTTGATCAGGGCGTGCAGGTCGGCGAGGAAGTAGTAGGACTGGACGCTCGGGTCCTGGCTAGCCGCGATGGCGGGCTTGATGGCCCCGACGTAGTTGCCGAGGTGGGGCGTGCCGGTGGTGGTGATCCCCGTCAGCACACGGGTCTTGTCGGAAGATGCGGTCATGAAAGCGGGACTCAGCTGACTCTCGAATGCCCGCTATGGTAACGCGGCGCCCCGGCCAAGGCGACCTGCCTGAGGCCGCCCGCGGGCTGATCCGGCGACAGGTCCCGGGGTGCCGGACCATCGAGGAGGCGCTGTGACCCCCTCCCTGGGCGCTACCGACGCCATCCTTGGCGTAGGACCTCCTCTTCGACCTGTCCCCGGCGCCCGCCAGCTATCGACTCGGTAACGGGAATCAGCCAATCAGTCGATCGACCTCCACGTAGTCGAGCCCGAAGGCCTCGGCCACGGCGCGATAGGTCAGCTGGCCGTCGTGGACATTGAGGCCCGCGGCGAAGTGGGCATCGTCGGCCAGCGCCTGCTGCCAGCCCTTGTCGGCCAGGGCGACGACGAACGGCAGGGTGGCGTTGGTCAGCGCCTGGGTCGAGGTGCGCGCCACCGCGCCGGGCATGTTGGCCACGCAGTAGTGCACCACGCCGTCGACCACGTAGGTGGGCTCGGCGTGGGTGGTCGGCCGGCTGGTCTCGAAGCAGCCACCCTGATCGATGGCCACGTCCACCAGCACGCTGCCCGGCTTCATCTCCGCCAGCATGGCGCGGGTGATCAGCTTGGGCGCGGCGGCGCCGGGCACCAGCACGGCGCCGATGATCAGGTCGGACTCGCGCACCGCTTCCTCGAGGGCGTCGGCGGTGGAGAACACGGTCTTCATGCGGCCCTGGTAGCGGTCGTCGAGGGTCTCGAGGCGCGGGATGGACTTGTCCAGCACCGTCACCTCGGCGCCCAGCCCCAGCGCCATGCGCGCGGCGTTCTCGCCGACCACGCCGCCGCCGATCACGGTGACCCGCGCCGGCGCCACGCCGGGCACGCCCGGCAGCAGCACGCCGGCGCCGCCCTGGGCCTTCTCGAGACTGTGGGCGCCGGCCTGCACCGCCATGCGGCCCGCCACGGTGCTCATCGGTGCCAGCAGCGGCAGCCCGCCGTCGGCCGCGGTGATGGTCTCGTAGGCGATGCAGGTGGCGCCGCTTTCCATCAGCCCCCGGGTCAGCTCTTCCTCGGCGGCCAGGTGCAGGTAGGTGAACAGCGTCTGCCCCTTCGAGAGCCTCGCGACCTCCTCCGGCTGGGGCTCCTTGACCTTGAGGATCAACTCGGCCTCGGCCCACACCCTGGCCACGTCGGGCTCGAGGCGCGCGCCGGCGGCCTCGTAGTCGGCATCGCTGAAGCCGGCGCCCTCCCCGGCGCCGGCCTGAACGACCACCGCGTGGCCGCGGCCGATCAGCTCGCGGGCGCCGCTGGGCGTCAGGGCGACGCGGTATTCATGGTTCTTGATTTCCTTCGGAACGGCGATCTGCATGGACGATCCTCGCGGTTGGCCGATGGATGAGAATGGCTCACCACCTCATTACAGCACAGCAGAACGATCACGCAGACAGGCGCGCTTAAAAAGACAGGATTTTCAGGAAAGTGCCGAAAGGTACAGAACGTCGTTCGGCAAAACGGCCTTCTCACCACAATTCGCTCGACGAAACCGCCGCCGCCCTGCGGTTGCCCGACATCAGGGCCGGGAGCGGCCGCAGTTCCAGCAGGCATCGAACGCGCCTTCCAGCCGCTCGCCGCAACCGGGGCAGGTCCAGGCCGGGCGGTCCACGCGACCTTCGAGGGCGTCGTGGATCAGCGCCTCGGCCCGCGCCCGGTTGTGGGGCGCGACCCAGACCTCGGGTTCGCAGTCGCCCGGCGGCAGCTCACCGGCGCCGCCACCCAGGGTCAGGTTGCGCCGCTCGACGGGGATGCCGGCGACCTCCAGCAGGTTGGCCACGTGGCCGACCAGCAGCGGATTGGCGTGAGAGAAGACACGGACGAAGGCGAAGTCGTTCATGGGCGCTCGCGTTAAGGAAAAACGGGGCGCGCCGGATGGCGCGCCCCGTTTCATCGGGCCTCGATCAGTCGCGGAAGACACGCACGCCGAGGGCCTTGAGGTAGGCGGTCTCGGGAATCGCCGGGTGCACCGGGTGATCCGGCCCCTGGTGGCCCTGGAACAGGATCTGGGCGTGGCGATCCTGATGGCGGGCGGCACCGCGCACGGTGTCCACCAGACGCTCCGGCGCCAGATGCATCGAGCAGGAGGCCGACAGCAGCAGGCCGTCGCGGCCGAGCAGGCGCATGGCCTCGCGGTTGAGCTTGCCGTAGGCGCGCTCGCCGGCAGTGGTGTCCTTGCGCTTCTTGATGAAGGCGGGCGGATCCAGGATCACCACGTCGAACTGTTCGCCGTCGGCCTTGAGCGCGGCCATGGCCTCGAAGGCATCGCCCTCGCCCACCGCCACCTGCTCGTGCAGGCCGTTGAGGGCGGCGTTATCGGCGACCCGCTCCAGCGCCGGGGCGCTGGCGTCCACGCACAGCACCTCGCTGGCACCGCTGGCGGCGGCCTGAACGCCCCAGCCGCCGACGTAGCTGAACAGGTCGAGCACGCGCTTGCCGGCCACATGCTGGTTGAGCCAGGCGCGATTGACGCGGTGGTCGTAGAACCAGCCGGTCTTCTGGCCGTCGAGCACCGGGGCGACGAAGCGCACGCCGTTCTCCTCGAGCTCCACCGCCTCCGGCAGCGTGCCCTTGACCACCTCGATCTGGCTTTCGAGGCCTTCCTGACGGCGACCGGAGGTGTCGTTGCGCAGCACCACGGCGCTCGGGGAGACGACCTTGTCCAGGGCATCGAGCAGCGGCTCGAGCTGGGCCTCCATGCCGGCGGTGTTGAGCTGCACCACCAGCACGTCGCCGAAGCGGTCGATGATCAGCCCCGGCAGCAGGTCGCCCTCGCCGTGCACCAGGCGATAGAACGGCTTGTCGAACATGCGCTGGCGCAGGGCCAGGGCCTGGTTCAGGCGGTGGACCAGCAGCGAGCGGTCGAGCTGCATGGCCGGGTCGCGGGACACCAGGCGCGCGCAGATCAGCGAGTGGGCGTTGACGTAGGCCACGCCCAGCGCCTTGCCGTTGGCGGCCTCGACCTGGGCCTGCTCGCCGGGGGCGAAGTCCTTGAGCGGCATGGCCTGGATGTCGATCTCGTTGGAGTACAGCCAGAGATGTCCCGCCTTGAGGCGGCGATCGGCGTTCTTCTTCAGGCGCAGTGAGCGTAGGGCGGTCATGTCGTGGCTCTCATCATGGAG
It includes:
- a CDS encoding NAD-dependent malic enzyme, coding for MTSEAKRPLYVPYAGPPLLEMPLLNKGSAFTREERLEFNLIGLLPQNVETIEEQAERAYRQYRQCQTDLDRHIYLRAIQDDNETLYFRLVSEHLEEMLPIIYTPTVGQACEEFSNIYRNHRGLFVSYPDRDRMDDILRSATKDNVKVIVVTDGERILGLGDQGIGGMGIPIGKLSLYTACGGISPAYTLPIQIDVGTNNQTLLDDPMYMGWRHPRISQEEYNVFMAEFITAVKRRWPNVLLQFEDFAQANALPLLDRYRDELCCFNDDIQGTASVCVGTLMAACKARGETVSDQRVAVVGAGSAGCGIAEQIVVAMQTEGLSEAEARQRIYMVDREGLVTGDQAWLRDFQRRLAQEATLVADWDGQSLLEVVKRVKPTVLLGVSGQQGIFTEEVIRTMHAGCASPLVMPLSNPTSRAEAVPADVIRWTDGQAMVATGSPFAPVEHGGRSYPIAQCNNAYIFPGIGLGVVASGAKRITDTMLMAASRALADAAPVAKTGEGAVLPALADIRELSKAIAFEVGAEAQREGVALKSDEQTLRDAIERNFWTPEYRAYRRRSF
- a CDS encoding tryptophan--tRNA ligase, with protein sequence MTASSDKTRVLTGITTTGTPHLGNYVGAIKPAIAASQDPSVQSYYFLADLHALIKCQDPKRVQQSRLEIAATWLALGLDTDNAIFYRQSDVPEIAELNWMLSCVCAKGLMNRAHAYKAAVAENEEAGSPDPDRGITMGLFGYPVLMAADILMFNANKVPVGRDQIQHIEMARDMGGRFNHLFKGQYFTQPEAVVDERVQVLNGLDGRKMSKSYENTIPLFVSEKKLKKLVRKIKTNSLEPGEPKDPDTCTLFQIYSAFASAEETAAMRSEYENGIGWGDAKNRVFEYLNAHLREPRERYQALLEDPAHIEAVLKQGAERARAEAAPFMDRLREAVGLGRFV
- the ald gene encoding alanine dehydrogenase; this translates as MQIAVPKEIKNHEYRVALTPSGARELIGRGHAVVVQAGAGEGAGFSDADYEAAGARLEPDVARVWAEAELILKVKEPQPEEVARLSKGQTLFTYLHLAAEEELTRGLMESGATCIAYETITAADGGLPLLAPMSTVAGRMAVQAGAHSLEKAQGGAGVLLPGVPGVAPARVTVIGGGVVGENAARMALGLGAEVTVLDKSIPRLETLDDRYQGRMKTVFSTADALEEAVRESDLIIGAVLVPGAAAPKLITRAMLAEMKPGSVLVDVAIDQGGCFETSRPTTHAEPTYVVDGVVHYCVANMPGAVARTSTQALTNATLPFVVALADKGWQQALADDAHFAAGLNVHDGQLTYRAVAEAFGLDYVEVDRLIG
- a CDS encoding putative signal transducing protein, translating into MNDFAFVRVFSHANPLLVGHVANLLEVAGIPVERRNLTLGGGAGELPPGDCEPEVWVAPHNRARAEALIHDALEGRVDRPAWTCPGCGERLEGAFDACWNCGRSRP
- a CDS encoding class I SAM-dependent rRNA methyltransferase, producing the protein MTALRSLRLKKNADRRLKAGHLWLYSNEIDIQAMPLKDFAPGEQAQVEAANGKALGVAYVNAHSLICARLVSRDPAMQLDRSLLVHRLNQALALRQRMFDKPFYRLVHGEGDLLPGLIIDRFGDVLVVQLNTAGMEAQLEPLLDALDKVVSPSAVVLRNDTSGRRQEGLESQIEVVKGTLPEAVELEENGVRFVAPVLDGQKTGWFYDHRVNRAWLNQHVAGKRVLDLFSYVGGWGVQAAASGASEVLCVDASAPALERVADNAALNGLHEQVAVGEGDAFEAMAALKADGEQFDVVILDPPAFIKKRKDTTAGERAYGKLNREAMRLLGRDGLLLSASCSMHLAPERLVDTVRGAARHQDRHAQILFQGHQGPDHPVHPAIPETAYLKALGVRVFRD